The following coding sequences lie in one Allochromatium vinosum DSM 180 genomic window:
- a CDS encoding DUF2760 domain-containing protein, with the protein MSSSAPSFFRRVSIAFGSLRRALKDPEFARAVSALATATPVHPAVRPAAPATVPLGEAAPDSALLLLGLLQKEGRLVDFLQEEIQGYSDEEIGRGARVVHQGCRKVLRDYLSLAPVRDEPEGSRVTLAPGFDAAAIRPTGNLVGDPPFSGTLAHRGWRVTETRLPKLTSGHDPRIIAAAEVEL; encoded by the coding sequence ATGTCATCATCGGCGCCGTCCTTCTTTCGGCGGGTCTCCATCGCCTTTGGCAGTCTGCGTCGTGCGCTGAAAGATCCCGAGTTCGCGCGCGCGGTTTCGGCGCTCGCCACGGCGACACCCGTGCATCCGGCGGTACGTCCGGCCGCGCCCGCCACCGTGCCGCTCGGTGAAGCCGCTCCTGATTCGGCCCTGCTGCTGCTCGGTCTGCTGCAAAAGGAGGGGCGTCTGGTCGACTTCCTGCAAGAGGAGATCCAGGGCTATTCGGACGAAGAGATCGGGCGCGGAGCGCGCGTGGTGCATCAGGGCTGTCGCAAGGTGCTCCGGGACTATCTGAGCCTCGCCCCGGTGCGCGACGAGCCGGAGGGCAGTCGCGTGACCCTGGCGCCTGGATTCGACGCCGCCGCCATCCGTCCGACCGGCAATCTGGTCGGCGATCCGCCCTTCAGCGGTACGCTCGCCCATCGCGGCTGGCGCGTGACCGAGACCCGTCTGCCCAAGCTCACCAGCGGTCATGATCCGCGCATCATTGCGGCGGCGGAGGTGGAGCTGTGA